In Danio aesculapii chromosome 8, fDanAes4.1, whole genome shotgun sequence, the genomic stretch TAGATAAGTTTTATCCAAGGCATCTTAAAAGAGAGAAATGAAAGCAATTTGTTAAATAGTCAACAACAATCTTCTTTTAAGTTGCGTAAAGGGCACCCATAATGCAAAATcgacttttggaagctgtttggacagaactgtgtgtagtatagtgtgtccactgtcatattgcggttatataaagacaacaagtgtctatttttacattttctgatgttaaaataggatccaaatcccagtgattttgaggcccaccacaacgtgatgtaggagtttGTGTCCTGCTAACTTTGATAACGGCATTTCTGTgtctcatcatttcagaaaggcttgaataaactccaccacaaatacatcagaTAAAcgtggtatttttgactaatgagctggatTTCTGCTTTATCCGTgcctgtctctgtcactgactgctgtttgtCTGATGTAACGCAGTAGAAACAGACATGGTGGGCGGAGAGaaatagctcatttgcatttaaagacacaggctacaaaaaccGCTTTGCTTTGAGCTTAAAATGGGCATATTctgcattatataataaataaactgatgggTATTTAGCTCAAACTATTCAGACACATTCTGCAGACACCAAAGACTTACTTCACGTCTTGTAAAGGGGTAAAATAGAAGCCCTTTAGGTCTGCTAAATGTATGAATGTAAATgtgaaataatgtaatatacaatGGAATacaggggcggcacggtggcctagtggttagcactgtggcctcacagcaggaaggtcactggttcgatttctggctgggccatttggcatttctgtgtggagtttgcatgttctccaaaaaacacgtggtataggtgaattgagtaaattaAACTGGCCATACTGTGTTAgtaagtgtgaatgtgagtgtgtttgggtgtttcccagtactgggttgcagctggaagggcatccgctgtgtaaaacataagctgggtaagttggcggttcattcctctgtggcgatgaataaagggactaagctgaaggaaaatgaatgaatgaatgataatggaTTACAACTCTTACCGCTCGACATCTCCAGAGATGCATCAGTGTTTCTCCTCCTTCAGGATCCAGTGCTCCAAACAAAAGGAAACTATAAAGTGCAAAAACAGCTCAGTCTGCATCAAACGGTCGTACTGGTGGACTTGCGTAGAATGGTCTTCTGTGGTTTTTGCGCTGGAAACGCGAGTCCGCCATTCTCTGGGCACTGATGGACAGGACTGGGCTTGCTATCCAGCAGCTCGGTGTGTAAGTGCAAATCCGTGTTGTTCATGTCGTACTGCAGGTCACAGTCCGGGCAGTAGCCGTGATACTGGACCTTCTCGCTGAACCGCACGCGCTCCCGTGTGGTCTGAGGACAGCGGCCGGTGTGACCCTTCTCACGGCTGAGCACCAGTGCTCCGTTGAGCTCCTCAGATCGAGATGGAGCGCTGCGGGGTGGAGGCGGTGGAGGGTTGGGTCTCTTCAGGACGGTCAGCACTGATGGAGGAAGCGACGCAGGTCTGAACAGCGTCTCCTCTGGGTAGATCTTAATGCTGGAGGccgtggtggtggtggtggtgctgCTGGAGCTGCTGTTAAGTGTGTCCGTCTTGGAGCTGTCCGTCTGCTCCTCTTCCAGATGAAGATCAGACGTCAGACAGTCGATCTCCTGAACCACCTGACCAACACAGAGCAGAAGAAGAATGATGGATTCCATTAATGCACTGTGAAAAAATGCTTCTTACTTGAAAGTGatctcttagtctatgctgacattatcttcagcagctcaaacactctaatggctaatggacagacggctgcttctcactcagggctgctgtttatgctaatgagatggagagatgatgggcactagtgggcggggctttccccctctgatgacacgtacaaagagagaatgtcaatcaaagtgtttcattcatcaagtctgattataacaaacacaattaattcatatttacaaTTAGAGgctatatataatgtatatatgacgacacacaactgtgtttaaactacTGGCTGATTACAGTACTTTTGTCATTAAAGTAGATCTCTATGTTTACACagatcaaaaacacatgcatgaaGGTATACTAGATGATGTATTGTTTTCATTAAACACAAGCTGGATCCATTTAACATTTACCAAGACATTAACTTTAGTCAAtttcattattaaacattaataaatcagtTGATCATATCAGAATATTAATAACTGAATTAATAAACAATGAATATTGTATTATATCTAAGATTAATATCTATATTAATGTGTCTCATTTTAATAACTCCAATAACTGAAATAATGATGGTTAAAGGCTGATTAAATATTGGCTGATAAACAGTGGTGCTTCTATTAAAATCAACAGTGTGtctaatcaatataatataataaagataaaaCGTCTCATTTTGGCATCTGcatcaaattaatttaactaaatttatcTTCTATAAAGAGAAAGATTCCAAGTAAAGCGTCTAAATTAAGAATTCAAATCATTTAAATGTCAATTAATGAGCATTTTGGGGTCAAACTTTGATTCTTAAATAGACTCTTCTATTTCTAGACTTTTTCATTCTTGATATAAATATGACCGACAGGAGTTTTAGACGTTGAAACTATTGTTACACTTAATCACATTTAATCTTATAAAAGTCACTAAAAAATGGATCAAAGTCATATTTTTTTCTCATAATCAGAAATGAAATAGGATGCAATCTAATGTAAGGCAGAAAAAGCATTCCTAATGTTTTAATGCATAAAAACCCTCTTCTCATGCGTGACCCACATTAAATCTTCA encodes the following:
- the prr16 gene encoding protein Largen — its product is MSSSAAEPDAGVSKVKVKRQIRSIVEDLENILGDLKDVAKELKEVVQEIDCLTSDLHLEEEQTDSSKTDTLNSSSSSTTTTTTASSIKIYPEETLFRPASLPPSVLTVLKRPNPPPPPPRSAPSRSEELNGALVLSREKGHTGRCPQTTRERVRFSEKVQYHGYCPDCDLQYDMNNTDLHLHTELLDSKPSPVHQCPENGGLAFPAQKPQKTILRKSTSTTV